A genomic stretch from Neomonachus schauinslandi chromosome 16, ASM220157v2, whole genome shotgun sequence includes:
- the NLRP9 gene encoding LOW QUALITY PROTEIN: NACHT, LRR and PYD domains-containing protein 9 (The sequence of the model RefSeq protein was modified relative to this genomic sequence to represent the inferred CDS: inserted 6 bases in 4 codons), producing MTESLFSDFGLLWYLEELRKEEFWKFKALLKQEPLQLDLKPIPWTELKKASREDLAKLLDKHYRGKWAWEVTLNLFLQIDRRDPWTKAQEEIRNKPNPYRNHMKEKFHLLWEKETCLLVPNDFYKEITKCEYEKLHAAYSTSQAGEPSPTVVLQXSEGIRKTTLLRKVMLEWAEGNLWKDRFTFIFFLNGCEMNAMTKTSFVELISRDWPQSSEPDEDIFSQLERILFIMDSFEELKFDLEQTTQLCDDQRQRQPVQIILSSLLQKKMLPESSLLIALGIVGMRKNFLLQCPKYITLSGFSEHEKKLYFYHFFRERSKALKAFSFVRGNMPLFLFCHNPLVCWRVCTCMKWPLERGEDLDIVSESTTSLYASFFISVFKSRNENCPPKQSRARLQGLCSLAAEGIWTRMFVFCHXDLRRNGVSESDALMWMGMRLXSRDGKCFPFIHVCLQQFCASMFYLLKEPKDNPNPAIGSVTRLVTASTSQVQGHLSQMITFLFAFSTEKITNMLETSFGFLLAKEIKQEITQCLKSLSQHNSGQEVVNFQELFSSLFETHEKEFVTQVTDFFEEVSIYIGNTEDLVISAFCLKLCQNLQKLHLCIENVFSDDSGSSTNLSKKLSFWRDLCSVFTTNKNFQMLDLDNCNFSEASLAILCKALAQPVCKLQKYNFASHLGSGLYSQKAILHNPHLKYLNLPGTSLSHVDVRQLCEMLKHPVYSRDELRLMCCCLTSVACDYIFQVLLCNKSLSFLDLGSNFLKDNGVASLGEALKHPNYNIEQLWLVDFCLTSLCCKDLSAVLVCNEKLKTLKLGSNDIQDADVEQLCEALKHPDCXENLGLEMCQLTSTCCEALASVLTICRSLKSLNLDWISLDHDGVVVLREALNHLDCALQQLGLCKSPFDEEIQMLLTAVEETNPHLTISHLLWVNEEYGIKGVLS from the exons ATGACTGAATCCCTTTTTTCGGACTTTGGCTTGCTGTGGTACCTGGAGGAGCTCAGAAAGGAAGAGTTCTGGAAATTTAAGGCGCTCCTCAAACAAGAGCCTCTGCAACTTGACCTCAAGCCAATCCCGTGGACTGAGTTAAAGAAGGCTTCAAGAGAAGATCTAGCGAAGTTGTTGGACAAGCATTACCGAGGAAAGTGGGCATGGGAGGTGACCCTGAACCTATTTCTACAGATCGATCGGCGTGACCCCTGGACAAAGGCTCAGGAGGAAATCAGAA ATAAACCCAACCCATACAGAAATCACATGAAGGAAAAATTCCATCTCCTATGGGAAAAGGAAACCTGCCTTCTGGTTCCCAATGATTTCTACAAAGAAATCACAAAGTGTGAGTATGAAAAGCTGCATGCTGCGTATAGCACCAGCCAGGCAGGAGAGCCTTCACCCACTGTGGTCTTGC TGTCAGAGGGAATCAGGAAAACAACACTTTTGAGAAAAGTGATGCTGGAATGGGCAGAGGGGAACCTATGGAAGGACAGATTCACATTTATCTTCTTCCTCAATGGCTGTGAAATGAACGCTATGACCAAGACCAGCTTCGTGGAGCTCATCTCCAGGGACTGGCCTCAGTCTTCAGAGCCAGACGAGGACATCTTCTCTCAGCTGGAGAGGATCCTGTTCATCATGGATAGCTTTGAGGAACTGAAATTTGACTTGGAGCAAACGACTCAGTTGTGCGATGACCAGAGACAGCGACAGCCAGTGCAGATTATCCTGAGCAGTTTGCTGCAGAAAAAAATGCTTCCAGAGTCTTCTCTGCTTATTGCATTGGGAATAGTGGGCATGAGAAAAAATTTCTTGTTGCAGTGTCCAAAATACATAACCCTCTCAGGATTCTCTGAACATGAAAAGAAGCTGTATTTCTACCATTTCTTCCGTGAGAGGAGTAAAGCCCTGAAAGCCTTCAGTTTTGTGAGGGGCAATATGCCGCTGTTTCTCTTCTGTCATAATCCCCTGGTATGCTGGCGGGTCTGTACTTGTATGAAATGGCCGCTGGAGAGAGGAGAAGACCTTGACATTGTGTCTGAAAGCACCACTTCTTTGTATGCATCCTTTTTTATTAGTGTATTCAAATCAAGAAATGAGAACTGTCCACCGAAGCAGAGCAGAGCCCGACTGCAAGGCCTGTGTTCCTTGGCTGCAGAGGGAATATGGACTCGCATGTTTGTGTTTTGCC GGGACCTCAGGAGGAATGGGGTATCTGAGTCCGATGCCTTGATGTGGATGGGCATGAGACT TTCAAGGGATGGCAAATGCTTTCCCTTCATACATGTGTGCCTCCAACAGTTTTGTGCCTCCATGTTCTATCTGCTCAAAGAACCCAAGGACAATCCTAACCCGGCCATTGGAAGTGTGACCCGGCTTGTGACAGCAAGCACGAGTCAGGTCCAAGGCCACTTGTCCCAGATGATAACATTCTTGTTTGCATTTTCAACTGAAAAAATAACCAACATGCTGGAGACATCCTTTGGTTTTCTCCTGGCCAAAGAGATAAAGCAGGAAATAACCCAATGCCTTAAAAGTTTAAGTCAGCATAACTCTGGTCAGGAGGTGGTGAATTTCCAGGAATTGTTCAGCAGTTTGTTTGAGACCCATGAAAAAGAGTTTGTAACACAAGTGACGGATTTCTTTGAGGAAGTTAGTATTTATATTGGTAACACAGAAGACTTGGTGATATCTGCATTCTGCCTAAAACTTTGCCAAAATTTGCAGAAACTTCACCTGTGTATAGAAAATGTCTTCTCAGATGACTCTGGATCCAGCACAAA TCTCAGTAAGAAGCTCTCCTTTTGGCGAGACCTTTGCTCTGTGTTCACCACCAACAAGAACTTCCAGATGTTAGATTTGGACAACTGTAATTTCAGTGAAGCCTCCCTGGCGATTCTCTGTAAGGCTCTGGCTCAGCCTGTTTGTAAACTCCAAAA GTATAATTTTGCTTCTCACCTTGGAAGTGGCCTCTACTCGCAAAAGGCCATTCTTCACAACCCTCATCTGAAATACCTGAACCTGCCTGGCACGAGCCTCTCGCACGTGGATGTCAGGCAGCTGTGTGAGATGCTGAAGCACCCAGTGTACAGCAGAGATGAGCTGAG ACTGATGTGCTGTTGCCTCACCTCTGTGGCCTGTGACTACATCTTCCAAGTCCTTCTGTGCAACAAATCCCTGTCCTTTCTTGATCTGGGGTCAAATTTCCTGAAAGATAATGGAGTGGCATCTCTTGGTGAGGCACTGAAGCATCCAAACTACAATATTGAGCAGTTGTG GTTGGTGGATTTTTGCCTCACTTCTCTCTGTTGTAAGGACCTCTCTGCTGTTCTTGTTTGCAATGAAAAACTAAAGACCCTGAAACTAGGGAGCAATGACATCCAAGACGCAGATGTCGAGCAGTTATGTGAAGCTCTGAAGCATCCGGACTG AGAGAATCTTGG GCTGGAAATGTGTCAGCTCACCAGTACCTGCTGTGAGGCCCTGGCCTCAGTTCTCACTATCTGCAGATCACTGAAGAGCCTGAATCTGGACTGGATTAGCTTGGACCATGATGGGGTGGTTGTGCTGCGTGAGGCCCTGAACCACCTAGACTGTGCCCTGCAGCAGCTCGG GCTTTGCAAATCTCCTTTTGACGAGGAGATTCAGATGCTGCTCACAGCTGTGGAAGAGACAAATCCCCACCTGACCATTTCCCATCTTCTCTGGGTCAACGAAGAGTACGGGATCAAGGGTGTGCTCTCCTGA